A single window of Candidatus Dadabacteria bacterium DNA harbors:
- a CDS encoding sodium-dependent transporter, translating to MKKGSNNRDAWATKTGLILAMAGNAIGLGNFLRFPTQAAENGGGAFMIPYFIAFILIGIPIMWMEWGMGRYGGSRGHGTTPAIFNLFWKSPISKTLGVIGLWIPLVVTIYYVYIESWTLGYALHFLLGSNPSLDPGSVSNAAEYVKPYSSFLADYLGAGDGVFLTPSKMAIIAFVITISANFYIMLKGISGGIEIFVKYALPMLFVLAIILVVKTLTLKTDYGTAIDGLNFLWNPDFEALKNPKVWIAAAGQIFFTLSLAFGAIVAYASYIKIDDDVTLSGLTSATLNETVEVILGGSIAIPAAVAFFGVASVVTVAQSGAFSLGFVSLPAVFSSISGSLGGVEAGRIFGFLWFFLLFFAGMTSSVAIAYPVVTFLQDEFRISRERAVVYTMLIIIVSVLPVILISQVLDEWDFWAGTIMLVVFGFIEIVMFMWVFGADKAWNEINSGGFIKAPRVFYYILKYLTPFFLLILMSWWGYSSLPSIIGETSWNIWFARLYIAGLFVFLLAMVYIAGRRER from the coding sequence ATGAAAAAAGGCTCTAACAATAGGGACGCCTGGGCGACCAAGACAGGCCTTATATTAGCCATGGCGGGCAACGCAATAGGCCTCGGCAACTTTCTTAGATTTCCAACGCAGGCCGCGGAAAACGGCGGCGGCGCTTTTATGATCCCCTATTTTATAGCATTTATCCTGATAGGGATTCCGATCATGTGGATGGAATGGGGAATGGGAAGGTATGGAGGGTCTCGCGGGCACGGAACAACCCCCGCAATATTCAATCTTTTCTGGAAAAGCCCCATTTCCAAAACCCTTGGCGTTATAGGGCTCTGGATACCCCTTGTCGTAACAATTTACTACGTTTACATTGAATCCTGGACCTTGGGATACGCTCTGCATTTTCTCCTAGGAAGCAATCCCAGTCTCGATCCGGGGTCGGTTTCAAACGCCGCGGAGTACGTAAAACCCTACAGCAGCTTTCTCGCCGATTATCTCGGTGCGGGAGACGGGGTGTTCCTCACCCCTTCCAAGATGGCTATTATCGCCTTTGTAATCACAATCAGTGCAAATTTCTACATCATGCTGAAAGGAATATCGGGAGGCATAGAGATATTCGTCAAGTATGCCCTCCCCATGCTGTTTGTCCTGGCGATAATACTCGTAGTAAAAACTCTGACGCTCAAAACTGATTACGGAACCGCGATAGATGGGCTTAACTTTCTCTGGAATCCCGACTTTGAAGCCCTTAAGAACCCGAAAGTATGGATAGCGGCGGCCGGGCAGATTTTCTTTACGCTGAGTCTGGCTTTCGGAGCAATAGTTGCGTACGCATCCTACATAAAGATCGATGATGACGTAACCCTAAGCGGCCTGACTTCGGCAACTCTTAACGAGACAGTGGAGGTGATTCTCGGGGGCTCGATAGCCATTCCGGCTGCAGTGGCGTTCTTCGGAGTCGCAAGTGTGGTCACCGTAGCACAATCAGGTGCATTCAGCTTGGGATTCGTAAGCCTCCCCGCAGTGTTCAGCAGCATTTCGGGAAGCCTAGGAGGGGTTGAGGCGGGCAGAATCTTCGGATTCTTGTGGTTTTTTCTCCTGTTTTTCGCCGGCATGACCTCGTCCGTAGCTATAGCATATCCCGTAGTAACCTTCCTTCAGGATGAGTTCCGCATCTCGAGAGAAAGAGCTGTCGTATACACCATGCTGATAATAATTGTAAGCGTGCTGCCGGTGATACTGATAAGCCAGGTCCTTGACGAATGGGATTTCTGGGCCGGCACCATAATGCTCGTCGTATTCGGATTCATTGAAATTGTAATGTTCATGTGGGTATTCGGGGCCGATAAAGCTTGGAATGAAATAAACTCGGGGGGATTTATAAAGGCGCCACGGGTTTTTTACTACATCCTAAAATATCTGACGCCGTTTTTCCTTCTGATTCTCATGTCGTGGTGGGGATACAGCAGTCTGCCTTCGATAATCGGAGAGACTAGCTGGAATATCTGGTTCGCTAGGCTTTATATTGCAGGGTTGTTTGTTTTCCTTTTAGCTATGGTTTATATTGCCGGTAGGAGGGAAAGATAA
- a CDS encoding phosphocholine cytidylyltransferase family protein — MKAIILAAGRGTRLYPYTHDKPKCLLDIGNISILEHQINLIRDCGINEVVIVVGFGFERVEDFLRNYDGLGMRINTLYNPFYQSTNSLVSLWIARSEFDEDLVVMNGDDVYEIGVLDKALAVRDEKICLPIKKRSRYEREDMKVVVNNSRITKISKEISNAETSAESVGIRVFRDTGVELLKRAVEEEMRNPGAEGKWYISSIHRLISKGYKIKPLDIGELYWMDVDCPLDLFRARKQADRFLKKEYRAPNLLRVVDSSE; from the coding sequence ATGAAAGCTATAATACTTGCAGCGGGTAGGGGAACTAGACTATATCCCTACACTCACGACAAGCCCAAGTGTCTTCTTGATATTGGGAATATATCCATACTTGAACACCAGATAAACCTTATAAGGGACTGCGGCATAAACGAAGTTGTGATCGTCGTGGGTTTCGGTTTTGAGAGAGTGGAGGATTTCCTAAGGAATTACGATGGCCTGGGAATGAGAATCAACACCCTTTACAACCCATTCTATCAATCTACAAACAGCCTTGTGTCTCTCTGGATAGCCAGGAGCGAATTTGACGAAGATTTAGTGGTCATGAACGGAGACGATGTATACGAGATAGGTGTTCTGGACAAGGCGCTTGCAGTCAGGGATGAAAAAATCTGTCTTCCCATAAAAAAGAGATCTCGATATGAAAGGGAGGACATGAAAGTTGTTGTCAACAACAGCAGAATCACGAAGATAAGCAAGGAGATTTCAAACGCCGAGACCTCCGCCGAATCAGTCGGCATAAGAGTGTTCAGGGATACGGGTGTTGAACTGCTCAAAAGGGCGGTTGAGGAAGAGATGAGGAATCCCGGTGCCGAAGGCAAATGGTACATTTCCTCAATACACAGGCTTATAAGCAAGGGGTATAAAATCAAGCCCCTCGATATAGGCGAACTTTACTGGATGGATGTCGACTGTCCGCTAGATCTTTTCAGGGCGAGAAAACAGGCTGACAGATTCTTGAAAAAGGAATACCGTGCCCCAAATCTTCTGAGAGTTGTTGACTCCTCCGAATAA
- the serS gene encoding serine--tRNA ligase, whose amino-acid sequence MLDPKLVEQNIDLVGEKLATRGFETDLSEFAVLNSRRKEIIKRVETLEHQRNEGSRKVGALKRSGDQQGLAELLPELKALSEEVKDLNEKKAEVEGLLREFLLTVPNMPDSSVPEGPDDTANVEIRKWGEPRDFDFEVKDHVLLGAELDILDLPRATKIAGARFALYKNAGARLERALINFMLDVHTKQHGYTEVLTPFVANTESLTGTGNLPKFEEDLFKLSDTDYYMIPTAEVPVTNIHRDEIIPPEMLPIKYVAYTPCFRKEAGSYGKDVHGIIRQHQFNKVELVRFADPENSYEELEMLTADAAKILELLGIPYRVVLLCTGDMGFSSAKTYDLEVWVPSEGRYREISSCSNFEAFQARRANIRYRKSKGSKPAYLHTLNGSGVAVGRALLAIVENFQTEEGTVEVPEVLVPYMDGIRVIGR is encoded by the coding sequence ATGCTGGATCCCAAATTAGTTGAGCAAAATATTGACCTTGTGGGAGAAAAACTCGCTACCCGCGGTTTTGAGACAGACCTATCGGAGTTTGCGGTACTGAATTCCCGCAGAAAAGAGATAATAAAAAGGGTTGAGACTCTGGAACACCAGAGAAACGAGGGCTCAAGAAAGGTGGGTGCCCTTAAGAGGTCTGGAGATCAGCAGGGACTTGCAGAACTTCTGCCCGAACTGAAGGCTCTCTCGGAAGAGGTAAAGGATCTTAACGAGAAGAAAGCGGAAGTGGAGGGGCTTCTCAGGGAGTTTCTTCTGACCGTTCCCAACATGCCCGATTCCTCGGTTCCCGAGGGTCCGGACGACACGGCAAACGTCGAGATAAGGAAGTGGGGAGAACCGAGGGATTTCGATTTCGAGGTAAAGGACCACGTGTTGCTGGGAGCCGAGCTCGACATACTGGATCTTCCGAGGGCGACGAAGATCGCAGGTGCACGGTTTGCGCTTTACAAAAACGCGGGCGCGCGGCTTGAGAGAGCCCTTATAAACTTCATGCTCGATGTTCATACCAAGCAGCACGGGTACACAGAGGTTCTCACTCCCTTCGTAGCCAACACGGAGAGTCTTACTGGAACGGGAAATCTCCCCAAATTCGAGGAAGACCTTTTCAAGCTTAGCGATACGGACTATTACATGATTCCCACTGCCGAGGTTCCCGTTACCAACATTCACCGCGACGAGATAATTCCCCCGGAGATGCTTCCGATTAAATACGTGGCTTACACTCCGTGCTTCAGAAAGGAAGCGGGTTCTTACGGGAAGGACGTGCACGGGATAATCAGGCAGCATCAGTTTAACAAGGTGGAGCTTGTACGCTTCGCTGACCCGGAGAACTCGTACGAGGAACTTGAAATGTTGACTGCTGATGCTGCCAAGATTCTTGAACTTTTGGGTATTCCTTACAGGGTTGTTCTTCTTTGCACGGGAGACATGGGATTTTCTTCCGCCAAGACTTATGATCTTGAAGTATGGGTGCCTAGCGAGGGTAGATACAGGGAAATATCGTCCTGCAGCAATTTTGAGGCGTTTCAGGCAAGGCGCGCCAACATAAGATACAGAAAATCAAAGGGGTCCAAGCCGGCCTATCTCCATACTCTTAATGGTTCCGGGGTGGCTGTGGGCAGGGCTCTGCTGGCGATTGTTGAGAACTTCCAGACCGAAGAGGGGACGGTGGAGGTTCCTGAGGTACTAGTCCCCTATATGGATGGTATCAGGGTTATCGGGCGGTAA
- a CDS encoding 50S ribosomal protein L11 methyltransferase, whose protein sequence is MKRLTIELPGEMAALVSDLLLGLEAGAVSEEQRDHGEPLIHAYFKEETDIAGIITTVREFSMLFSENAEAVRFTTRYINQADWEGWKSYLKPVRASRRIVIKPPWEKQYKAERGTKIVEINPGNAFGTGHHETTRICVSYLDEIIEKSPGCSVFDVGCGSGILGICSIKLGAYISFCADIDFKAAKETISNSARNATSDKVKVWCGSADCTRKKFDVVVSNTSKDTLISMRESLKERLLPLGHLIVSGIQANEKREVAEIYGNSGYDIVSGKVEGGWAGLLLRLKKTRKPEK, encoded by the coding sequence ATGAAGAGACTTACGATTGAGTTGCCGGGAGAAATGGCTGCACTTGTTTCAGATCTGCTCTTGGGTCTTGAAGCCGGAGCCGTTAGCGAGGAGCAAAGAGACCACGGAGAACCGTTAATTCATGCGTATTTCAAGGAAGAAACGGACATTGCGGGAATCATAACAACCGTAAGGGAGTTCTCTATGCTTTTTAGCGAAAACGCCGAGGCGGTCCGGTTCACCACCCGATACATAAATCAAGCAGACTGGGAAGGTTGGAAATCCTATTTGAAACCGGTAAGGGCGAGTCGTCGAATAGTTATCAAACCTCCATGGGAAAAACAATACAAGGCGGAGCGGGGAACCAAGATAGTTGAAATAAACCCGGGAAACGCCTTTGGCACGGGACATCATGAAACAACAAGAATATGCGTAAGTTATCTGGACGAAATTATCGAAAAATCCCCTGGGTGTTCTGTTTTTGACGTGGGATGCGGGAGCGGTATTCTGGGTATCTGCTCAATCAAACTGGGAGCGTACATTTCGTTTTGCGCAGACATTGATTTCAAGGCCGCAAAAGAAACTATCTCGAATTCCGCAAGGAACGCGACTTCCGACAAGGTAAAAGTCTGGTGTGGTTCTGCGGACTGTACACGGAAAAAATTCGATGTGGTTGTTTCTAACACATCCAAGGATACTCTTATTTCAATGAGGGAGAGTCTAAAAGAGAGACTTCTCCCCCTGGGACATCTTATAGTGTCCGGCATACAGGCAAACGAGAAACGTGAAGTGGCCGAAATTTACGGAAACTCGGGTTATGATATTGTCAGTGGGAAGGTCGAGGGCGGATGGGCCGGACTGCTCCTTAGGTTAAAGAAAACGAGAAAGCCTGAAAAATGA
- the mtnA gene encoding S-methyl-5-thioribose-1-phosphate isomerase produces MNSFKTIEWKDDRVLMIDQRKLPGEEVYVECTTFEEVAECIRKLVIRGAPAIGIAAAMGMALGASGIGNDCSYENFEERMKAISDHLALTRPTAVNLFWAIARMNRLISKCRGKEIEEIKNLLITEAINIQKEDIEICMQIGENGSKLIRENSVILTHCNAGGLATAGYGTALGVIRSAFNQGKNISVISSETRPVLQGARLTTWELERDGIPVRLITDSMAGHLMSKGIVNSVVVGADRVASNGDTANKIGTYSLSVLAKHHGIPFYVAAPTSTIDTECLSGEDIIIEQREPEEVTHIDGKKISAEVTAINPAFDITPAENIECLITEVGLFKKPYTKSLGRLKKKDQ; encoded by the coding sequence ATGAACTCTTTTAAAACTATAGAATGGAAAGACGACAGGGTCTTAATGATTGACCAGAGAAAGCTTCCGGGAGAGGAAGTCTACGTTGAATGCACTACTTTTGAAGAGGTGGCCGAATGTATAAGGAAACTGGTTATCAGGGGAGCCCCGGCGATAGGAATAGCGGCCGCCATGGGAATGGCTCTCGGAGCCTCGGGTATCGGAAACGATTGCTCCTATGAAAATTTCGAAGAGCGCATGAAAGCCATATCGGATCACCTGGCCCTGACGCGACCGACAGCCGTAAATCTGTTTTGGGCCATCGCCAGAATGAACAGACTGATTTCCAAGTGCAGAGGCAAAGAAATTGAAGAGATAAAAAACCTTCTCATAACCGAGGCGATCAATATACAGAAAGAAGACATTGAGATATGCATGCAGATCGGGGAAAACGGATCCAAACTCATAAGAGAAAACTCTGTCATACTCACGCACTGCAACGCCGGAGGACTCGCCACCGCCGGTTATGGAACAGCTCTAGGGGTAATAAGGTCAGCCTTTAACCAAGGCAAGAATATAAGCGTAATATCATCAGAGACAAGACCCGTTCTCCAAGGAGCGAGGCTCACTACGTGGGAACTTGAGCGGGATGGAATCCCGGTCCGTTTGATAACCGACAGCATGGCCGGGCATCTGATGAGTAAGGGGATCGTGAATTCGGTTGTGGTCGGGGCTGACAGGGTAGCTTCAAATGGAGATACGGCAAACAAGATAGGAACCTATTCCCTCTCCGTCCTGGCCAAGCATCACGGCATTCCCTTTTACGTAGCGGCCCCCACTTCAACCATAGATACCGAATGCTTAAGCGGAGAGGATATTATAATTGAGCAAAGGGAACCCGAAGAAGTAACGCACATAGACGGGAAAAAAATAAGTGCGGAAGTAACCGCAATCAATCCCGCTTTTGACATTACACCGGCCGAAAATATCGAATGCCTGATAACTGAAGTCGGACTGTTTAAGAAACCCTATACTAAATCTCTCGGCAGACTTAAAAAGAAAGATCAGTAA
- a CDS encoding metal-dependent hydrolase, whose product MKILNNGIEINYFGHSTFSVKSPGGKTVMLDPWLEGNPSCPEQLRDPGHVDIIAVTHGHFDHISDVIPLCRKYNAKVVANWEICDWLSSKGVETCMPCNKGGNVVIDGIRFTVTHAQHSSSMKEEDGTVIYGGEPVGYVIKFENDYTIYHAGDTNIFGDMKLISELYKPEMAMLPIGDLFTMSPLEASYACRLLGVKWVIPMHYGTFPLLVGTPDELKSLTKGMDSLSVLALEPGQQIT is encoded by the coding sequence ATGAAGATACTGAATAACGGAATAGAAATAAACTACTTTGGACATTCCACTTTCTCGGTAAAATCTCCCGGCGGCAAAACAGTGATGCTTGACCCGTGGCTTGAGGGAAATCCCTCCTGTCCGGAACAGCTTCGCGACCCGGGCCATGTTGACATCATAGCAGTCACACACGGGCACTTTGACCACATAAGCGACGTGATCCCTCTTTGCAGAAAATATAATGCGAAAGTGGTAGCGAACTGGGAAATCTGCGACTGGCTGAGTTCAAAGGGGGTTGAAACCTGCATGCCGTGCAACAAAGGGGGCAATGTGGTCATAGACGGAATAAGGTTCACAGTGACCCACGCTCAGCACAGCAGCAGCATGAAGGAGGAAGACGGGACGGTTATCTACGGTGGAGAGCCTGTAGGTTACGTAATAAAGTTTGAAAACGACTACACAATATACCACGCCGGAGATACAAACATTTTCGGTGACATGAAACTCATATCGGAACTATACAAACCGGAGATGGCAATGCTTCCTATTGGAGACCTCTTCACGATGTCTCCGCTTGAGGCATCATACGCTTGCAGGCTGCTTGGCGTGAAGTGGGTCATTCCAATGCACTACGGAACTTTTCCGCTCCTTGTGGGAACTCCAGATGAACTGAAGTCGCTGACCAAGGGCATGGATTCGCTTAGCGTGCTTGCCTTGGAACCGGGACAGCAGATCACATGA
- the bamD gene encoding outer membrane protein assembly factor BamD: MKNLGKLLVTIVLLLAVSCGGKQAIYEGTAEQLNNEVLEELNKEGGLGIFGGTNYDKVFDILKEIQIRYPYTKYAALAELRSGDVYFKKKEYTLAAEEYENFIANHPGHKELDYAMYRLGLSYYKMKAGKDRNHSKRLQSIKWFTLLNKTYPDSPYAEQTQDKIEKSRRMLAEREIYIGKFYQKKKNYEAAAQRYRNVLENYSDTEYAEKARKLLRETEEKSSKQSS, encoded by the coding sequence ATGAAAAACCTAGGAAAATTGCTGGTTACCATTGTCCTGCTCCTTGCGGTTTCCTGCGGGGGAAAACAGGCGATTTACGAAGGAACAGCGGAGCAGCTTAACAACGAAGTCCTTGAAGAGCTTAACAAGGAAGGCGGGTTGGGGATATTCGGAGGGACAAATTACGACAAGGTATTCGATATCCTAAAGGAAATACAGATCCGCTATCCCTACACCAAGTACGCTGCGCTGGCCGAACTCAGAAGCGGTGATGTCTATTTTAAGAAAAAGGAATACACCCTGGCCGCTGAGGAATACGAAAATTTCATAGCGAACCATCCGGGTCACAAAGAACTTGATTACGCAATGTATCGCCTCGGACTCTCCTACTATAAGATGAAAGCGGGGAAGGACAGAAACCATTCAAAACGGCTTCAGTCAATAAAGTGGTTTACACTGCTTAATAAGACCTATCCCGACTCCCCGTACGCTGAGCAGACACAGGATAAAATCGAGAAATCCAGAAGAATGCTCGCGGAAAGAGAAATCTACATAGGGAAATTCTATCAGAAGAAAAAGAACTACGAGGCGGCGGCGCAAAGATACAGAAACGTTCTTGAAAATTACTCCGACACCGAATACGCCGAGAAAGCCAGGAAGCTTCTCAGAGAGACTGAGGAAAAATCATCCAAGCAGTCATCCTAG
- a CDS encoding aspartate 1-decarboxylase yields MQRVLLKSKLHRVTVTDAELDYEGSLTLDRNLMDAADLFPYEEVHIFNLTNGHRFSTYVIEGARGSNIVCVNGAAAHLARKGDCLIIADFAIYDEEQSQTHRPKLIYVDEMNNIISIKSGINGLKLATDG; encoded by the coding sequence ATGCAGAGAGTACTCCTTAAATCCAAACTACACAGAGTTACGGTAACTGATGCCGAGTTGGATTATGAAGGGAGTCTTACGCTTGATAGAAATCTCATGGACGCAGCGGATCTGTTTCCCTATGAAGAGGTTCACATTTTCAATCTGACCAATGGCCACCGTTTTTCAACCTACGTGATTGAAGGCGCGAGAGGTTCAAACATAGTTTGTGTAAACGGTGCGGCGGCGCATCTTGCGAGAAAAGGCGATTGCTTGATAATAGCGGATTTTGCAATCTATGATGAAGAACAGAGCCAAACACACAGACCCAAGCTTATATACGTTGATGAGATGAACAATATAATCAGCATAAAATCTGGAATTAACGGTCTTAAACTTGCGACCGATGGGTGA
- the panC gene encoding pantoate--beta-alanine ligase, which produces MDSAGALSVLNCPSDMKRISDACRKAGKKLGFVPTMGALHTGHITLVEESVRRADVTVASVFVNPTQFGPGEDFDRYERDYEGDVEKLARCGVNYLFYPDISDIYPDGFQTTVSVGNLGDCLCGPFRPGHFDGVATVVLKLFNIVRPDFAVFGRKDYQQLKIVQKMVRDFDMDIEIVEMPIVREPDGLAMSSRNAYLSAEQRIKAASVSKALGEIRKKFKSGCDDCKILLAEADRVLRMAQINDIDYIEIRDPETLELRHRAAEGDLVALAVRLDDTRLIDNIVL; this is translated from the coding sequence ATGGATAGTGCGGGGGCGCTTTCTGTGCTCAACTGCCCTTCCGACATGAAGAGGATTTCCGATGCTTGCAGGAAAGCGGGCAAGAAACTCGGCTTTGTTCCCACTATGGGGGCCCTGCACACAGGGCATATTACCCTCGTGGAGGAATCGGTTAGAAGGGCGGACGTGACGGTCGCAAGTGTTTTTGTTAACCCCACTCAGTTCGGACCCGGTGAGGACTTTGATCGTTACGAAAGGGACTACGAAGGCGACGTGGAAAAACTCGCGCGCTGCGGCGTTAACTATCTGTTTTATCCGGATATAAGCGATATTTATCCCGACGGCTTTCAGACCACGGTTTCTGTGGGAAATCTTGGGGACTGCCTCTGCGGTCCTTTCAGGCCGGGGCATTTTGACGGGGTAGCGACGGTTGTGCTTAAGCTGTTTAACATTGTCCGTCCGGATTTTGCGGTGTTTGGAAGAAAGGACTACCAGCAGCTTAAGATTGTTCAGAAGATGGTACGGGATTTTGATATGGACATCGAGATAGTGGAAATGCCGATAGTACGGGAACCTGACGGACTTGCCATGAGCTCAAGAAACGCTTACCTCAGCGCGGAGCAGAGAATCAAGGCGGCTTCGGTGAGCAAAGCCCTGGGAGAGATCAGAAAGAAGTTCAAAAGCGGTTGCGATGACTGCAAAATTCTGCTTGCCGAGGCAGATAGGGTATTGCGTATGGCTCAAATTAATGATATTGATTATATTGAGATAAGAGACCCTGAAACTCTAGAGCTCCGGCACAGAGCCGCGGAGGGTGATTTGGTGGCGCTGGCCGTGAGGCTGGACGATACCAGGCTTATCGATAATATCGTGCTTTAA
- the dksA gene encoding RNA polymerase-binding protein DksA: protein MKAETRETVRTILIQKMSDILGIAYDTVDRMSKGSNSFPDPLDRALSESNRVLELRERDRERKLLRKIRDALARLENGSYGICEVCEEEISEQRLIARPETTLCIECKEEQEDIEKKFG, encoded by the coding sequence ATGAAGGCAGAAACCAGGGAGACGGTAAGAACCATCCTGATTCAGAAGATGTCCGACATACTGGGCATTGCCTATGATACTGTTGATAGGATGAGTAAGGGGTCCAATTCTTTCCCAGATCCACTTGACAGGGCGCTATCCGAGTCGAACAGGGTTCTTGAACTGCGGGAAAGGGACAGGGAGAGAAAGCTGCTTCGGAAAATACGCGACGCGCTCGCTAGACTTGAGAATGGTTCTTACGGAATCTGTGAGGTGTGTGAAGAGGAGATCTCGGAGCAGAGACTGATTGCAAGACCAGAGACTACTCTTTGCATAGAGTGTAAAGAAGAGCAGGAAGATATTGAAAAGAAATTCGGCTAG
- a CDS encoding CDP-alcohol phosphatidyltransferase family protein, which yields MKDAIVLCSGTGTNGEDLSKFPSKSIAQVPQLKRIIINCQRAGTEQFHIITDNAGLLKNLLIDDPRITSDINWVPPGESLSIDSGRVLILESSLVVTNSNSLEKFIRDSSDCREDEFSVLVQQDADPVVGMDRETGYVTKYFGGGSSVFGAFSVNFTEVPSVLSAAGLNTWLGDEATRNRMRIFSADSGYWYRLSDTKESRKEAERIIFSHVGKTATGWIARNINGRMSLPLSKLLIRTSLTPNAVSVLTNLIGVLCGPLYALGHPVLGALFMQVATVLDRCDGEVARIKLMETKKGQWVDTISDQFTVLSFLIGVPVGYYLQTGSTVAVILGSYNIIIFILFLIWSFYFLIKYTDSGSLVAYFEVDKHINPEELSLLRKLLARLRFLGRRNYYSAGLVLIAIIGGNSLVLFATSFALTLFLIHQLEDVIRILRIGKPKEVLQKETEQG from the coding sequence ATGAAAGACGCTATTGTACTTTGTTCTGGCACAGGAACAAATGGCGAGGATCTATCCAAATTCCCAAGCAAATCGATAGCGCAAGTCCCTCAACTCAAAAGAATTATAATAAATTGTCAACGTGCCGGAACTGAGCAGTTTCATATAATTACCGACAACGCGGGTCTTCTAAAAAACCTGCTTATTGATGACCCGAGAATCACATCGGACATAAACTGGGTCCCACCTGGAGAGTCGCTGTCGATAGATTCGGGCAGGGTTCTTATTTTAGAATCCTCTCTGGTTGTCACAAACTCCAATTCCCTTGAAAAATTCATTCGTGATTCATCTGATTGCCGCGAGGATGAGTTTTCTGTGCTTGTTCAGCAGGACGCTGATCCTGTTGTTGGCATGGACAGGGAAACCGGTTACGTAACCAAGTATTTCGGTGGAGGAAGCAGCGTCTTTGGCGCTTTCTCCGTAAACTTCACAGAAGTCCCATCTGTGCTTTCGGCTGCCGGGCTCAATACTTGGCTTGGTGACGAGGCCACCCGGAACCGTATGAGAATCTTCAGTGCCGACAGCGGGTACTGGTATCGCCTTTCGGATACCAAGGAATCTCGAAAAGAAGCGGAAAGAATCATCTTTTCTCACGTAGGTAAAACGGCTACCGGATGGATAGCCAGAAATATAAACGGCCGGATGTCTCTTCCTTTGAGCAAGCTCCTGATAAGAACATCTCTTACGCCTAACGCTGTTAGCGTTCTGACTAACCTGATAGGGGTGCTCTGCGGGCCGCTTTACGCCCTTGGTCATCCGGTGCTCGGTGCTCTTTTCATGCAGGTGGCAACTGTTTTGGACAGGTGTGACGGAGAAGTCGCGAGAATAAAGCTTATGGAGACAAAAAAAGGGCAGTGGGTTGATACCATAAGTGACCAGTTCACGGTGCTTTCCTTCCTGATCGGAGTTCCTGTTGGATATTACCTTCAGACCGGAAGCACCGTTGCGGTGATCCTCGGAAGCTATAATATCATCATCTTCATCCTGTTTCTGATATGGTCGTTTTACTTTCTGATAAAGTACACAGATTCCGGCAGTCTGGTTGCGTACTTTGAAGTCGACAAGCATATCAATCCCGAGGAGCTTTCCCTCCTAAGGAAACTGCTTGCCCGTCTTCGCTTTTTGGGGAGAAGAAATTATTATTCGGCCGGGTTAGTTCTCATAGCGATAATCGGAGGAAATTCCCTAGTTCTTTTCGCTACGTCTTTTGCTCTTACCCTCTTTTTGATACACCAGCTTGAAGACGTTATAAGAATTCTCCGTATCGGAAAACCCAAGGAAGTTCTTCAAAAAGAAACGGAACAGGGCTAA
- a CDS encoding TraR/DksA C4-type zinc finger protein produces MPRVKKEKPEKKTSKESSSAATGTKAKSKRTNPRKYTKKFLNQMTAMLKEMRKELLKDVTRSMKEESDHLRFNVGDFYDHASEDRQRELALTLSNRERSKLHQIDDALKRIENGEYGFCEVTGEKIGEERLMVMPFTKLSVEAQEEIERGDY; encoded by the coding sequence GTGCCCAGAGTAAAAAAGGAGAAACCTGAAAAAAAGACCTCGAAGGAAAGTTCTTCTGCGGCGACCGGAACAAAAGCTAAGTCGAAGAGAACCAACCCCAGAAAATATACAAAGAAGTTCCTTAACCAGATGACTGCCATGCTTAAAGAGATGAGAAAGGAACTGCTTAAAGATGTAACCCGATCAATGAAAGAGGAATCGGATCATCTGCGTTTCAATGTCGGAGATTTTTATGATCACGCATCCGAAGACAGGCAGAGAGAACTTGCCCTTACTCTTTCGAACAGGGAGCGCAGCAAACTGCACCAGATAGATGATGCTCTAAAGAGGATTGAAAACGGGGAATATGGTTTCTGCGAGGTTACAGGGGAAAAAATAGGCGAAGAGAGGCTGATGGTCATGCCCTTTACGAAACTGAGCGTCGAAGCTCAGGAGGAAATTGAAAGGGGAGATTACTGA